One Chordicoccus furentiruminis DNA window includes the following coding sequences:
- a CDS encoding plasmid mobilization protein: MNKQTHRTCVRMSAKEYNRLMERSRAAGLSANAWLMEQLAGNRPIISRNGIMSDFLCLLNQKGREINTVARAFNSGYGTAEGLQQALDCLKDIAQAAYEVRKEGFTHAP, from the coding sequence ATGAACAAACAGACACATCGGACCTGCGTCCGCATGAGTGCCAAAGAATACAACCGGCTCATGGAACGAAGCAGGGCGGCAGGGCTGTCTGCCAACGCATGGCTTATGGAGCAGCTCGCCGGCAATCGTCCCATCATCAGTCGGAACGGCATCATGTCGGACTTTCTCTGCCTGCTCAATCAGAAGGGGCGGGAGATCAACACCGTGGCTCGTGCCTTCAACAGCGGATATGGCACGGCAGAGGGGCTCCAGCAAGCACTCGACTGTCTGAAGGACATTGCCCAGGCAGCATACGAGGTCAGGAAGGAGGGATTCACCCATGCGCCGTAA
- a CDS encoding ABC transporter ATP-binding protein, whose amino-acid sequence MNEPVIVLDGLTKSYGTHRGIENISFSVAQGEIFGFIGPNGAGKSTTIRTLMGLLKPTGGKASIFGLDCGQYAAEIAKNVGYLPSENCYYNNLKVREMLQYTADLYGVDGRSRMEELAERLNLDLSRRIGDLSLGNKKKVGIVSALLPSPKLLIMDEPTNGLDPLVQQTFNQILQEENEHGTTIFLSSHVLSEVQKLCDRVAILREGKLIGLQSMKELRENGYKRISASTKEAIAKDFFALPGVADLKQEHRSASFIFNGNAMTIMNKLCQLELEDILIEEPSLEEIFLHYYE is encoded by the coding sequence ATGAATGAACCGGTAATTGTGTTAGACGGACTGACCAAAAGTTACGGAACCCACCGGGGAATTGAGAATATCAGTTTTTCTGTCGCCCAGGGAGAAATCTTCGGCTTCATCGGCCCCAACGGAGCCGGAAAGTCTACCACGATCCGCACGTTAATGGGGCTGTTGAAACCAACCGGCGGCAAGGCGTCCATCTTCGGATTGGACTGCGGCCAGTATGCTGCGGAGATCGCAAAGAATGTGGGGTACCTCCCCAGTGAGAATTGCTATTATAACAATCTGAAAGTCCGGGAGATGCTGCAATACACCGCGGATCTGTACGGCGTGGATGGCCGCAGTCGAATGGAGGAACTGGCGGAGCGGTTGAACCTGGATTTATCCCGCAGGATCGGCGATCTGTCCCTGGGCAATAAAAAGAAGGTCGGTATCGTGTCTGCCCTGCTCCCATCGCCAAAACTGTTGATTATGGATGAGCCGACCAACGGCCTTGACCCGCTTGTGCAGCAGACCTTCAATCAGATTTTGCAGGAAGAGAATGAACATGGCACAACGATTTTCCTCTCTTCCCATGTGCTGAGCGAAGTTCAAAAGCTGTGTGACCGGGTGGCAATTCTCCGTGAAGGGAAACTGATCGGGCTCCAGTCCATGAAAGAACTGCGGGAGAACGGCTACAAAAGAATATCCGCATCCACGAAAGAGGCCATCGCCAAGGATTTCTTTGCACTCCCCGGCGTGGCGGATCTGAAACAGGAACACCGCTCCGCCTCTTTTATCTTCAACGGAAACGCGATGACGATCATGAACAAACTCTGTCAGTTGGAACTGGAGGATATTCTGATTGAGGAGCCGTCCTTGGAAGAAATATTCCTCCACTATTATGAATAG
- a CDS encoding 4Fe-4S binding protein: MATDYAALKKGGWMRQKQKNRFALRVHVVGGHLTDEQMKVISEVAKKYGEGYVHLTARQSLEIPWIRLEDIEEVKEALAKGGVTPSVCGPRVRTTTACQGNRTCPSACIDTYALAQEIDARYFARELPGKFKFGVTGCRNNCLKTEENDFGIKGAEKVTWKQETCIGCGVCVKACREGAITLKDGKISIDSGKCTYCGRCEKACPTGSFEAEEGYLLSFGGLFGNHIHRGAELLPFVSSRETLFRIADYVVQFFDDNAEPGDRLQFTIDRIGRERFNQVVWDAFEGRPYNGDFTHKDKP; the protein is encoded by the coding sequence ATGGCAACGGATTATGCGGCACTGAAGAAGGGCGGATGGATGAGACAGAAGCAGAAGAACCGCTTCGCGCTCCGGGTCCATGTCGTCGGGGGCCATCTCACGGATGAGCAGATGAAGGTGATCTCGGAGGTCGCGAAGAAGTACGGCGAGGGCTATGTGCACCTCACAGCCCGTCAGTCACTCGAGATCCCGTGGATCCGGCTGGAGGACATCGAGGAAGTGAAGGAGGCGCTGGCGAAGGGCGGCGTGACCCCTTCGGTCTGCGGACCCCGTGTCCGTACGACCACGGCCTGTCAGGGAAACCGGACCTGTCCTTCCGCCTGCATTGACACCTACGCGCTGGCGCAGGAAATCGATGCGCGGTATTTTGCCCGCGAGCTTCCGGGAAAATTCAAGTTCGGCGTCACCGGCTGCCGCAACAACTGCCTGAAGACGGAGGAAAACGACTTCGGAATCAAGGGCGCGGAGAAGGTGACATGGAAGCAGGAGACCTGCATCGGCTGCGGCGTCTGCGTCAAGGCATGCCGGGAAGGCGCGATTACGCTGAAGGACGGAAAGATCTCGATCGATTCCGGGAAATGCACGTACTGCGGACGCTGTGAGAAGGCATGCCCGACCGGATCCTTCGAGGCGGAAGAAGGGTATCTGCTCTCCTTCGGCGGCCTCTTCGGAAATCATATCCACCGGGGCGCGGAGCTCTTACCCTTCGTCAGCAGCCGCGAGACGCTGTTCCGGATCGCGGACTATGTGGTTCAGTTCTTCGACGACAACGCCGAGCCCGGCGACCGGCTGCAGTTCACCATCGACCGCATCGGCCGGGAGCGATTCAATCAGGTGGTCTGGGACGCCTTTGAGGGACGTCCGTACAACGGGGATTTCACGCATAAGGACAAGCCGTGA
- a CDS encoding sulfurtransferase TusA family protein, with amino-acid sequence MAESYTVDETVDITDVVCPVTFVKAKVALEELDEGQVLSVHMHDGEPVQNVPRSIKEEGHQILKLIDNGDGTYDLIVRKVGD; translated from the coding sequence ATGGCGGAGAGCTATACAGTCGATGAAACCGTAGACATCACTGATGTCGTCTGCCCGGTGACTTTCGTAAAGGCGAAGGTGGCGCTGGAGGAACTGGACGAGGGTCAGGTCCTCTCGGTTCACATGCATGACGGCGAACCGGTGCAGAATGTACCCCGTTCGATCAAGGAAGAGGGGCACCAGATCCTGAAGCTGATCGACAACGGGGACGGAACCTACGATCTGATCGTGAGAAAAGTGGGAGACTGA
- a CDS encoding helix-turn-helix domain-containing protein, with product MSRELGRRIADLLRSKGVQQKELAERIGLTEATMSRYISGERDPKPEVIANIATALHTTSDYLLGIEPDEFDFPRVQRMIARNASALTDQEKKELISALFGEE from the coding sequence ATGAGCCGTGAATTAGGGAGACGAATAGCCGACTTACTTCGGAGCAAAGGAGTGCAGCAAAAGGAGTTGGCCGAGCGTATTGGTCTAACCGAAGCCACTATGTCAAGGTATATCTCTGGAGAAAGAGATCCGAAACCAGAAGTGATTGCAAACATTGCTACAGCACTTCATACCACCTCGGATTACCTGCTGGGGATTGAACCGGATGAATTTGATTTTCCGCGGGTACAACGCATGATTGCTCGCAATGCATCAGCGCTTACAGATCAGGAAAAAAAGGAACTCATCAGCGCACTGTTTGGGGAGGAATAA
- a CDS encoding recombinase family protein, which translates to MNQSNQIRKTALYCRLSQDDGIEGDSNSIQNQKSILRKFAEDHHFPSPCFYVDDGFSGGNFQRPAFQQMISDMENGEIGIIVTKDLSRLGRNQLHTGLYIEERFPMFGVRYIAINDNVDTDSSESNDLMPFKNLFNEWFIRDTSRKIRAVLKAKAERGERLGTRAPYGYRKDPDTKKLIVDEEAAAIVRRIFAMCAGGSGPSQIARILKKEHILTPTMYAYSKYGITHVGLDTQRPYHWSGDTVADMLENEIYLGNTVNMKYSTKSYKDKRRAEHSREECLVFENTHSALVTQEVWDIVQRVRKSKRRRTNMDEQNKYSGLVFCSDCGSNMVLHRAHTMSASYNHFTCRTYKKDGEACTGHYIRECVLDEVVLEDLRRVTAMAREHPEKFAAYIGSKQSAELQREIRRQEKELAAMRKRKMELDTIFKKLYEDSVLGRITTEQFQMLSGSYTEEQSCITAGIPQKESEIQCLRETVSGTDSFLDKAKRYTDITELTPELLRLFIEKIVVHEKEVKWSKHAPQTVEIYYNGIGYVGSGQQDVEEALEAPESLQTQDTEKPRQAS; encoded by the coding sequence ATGAATCAGTCAAACCAAATCAGGAAAACCGCTCTTTACTGCCGTCTCAGCCAGGACGATGGGATAGAGGGCGATTCCAACTCGATCCAGAATCAAAAATCTATCTTACGGAAGTTCGCGGAAGATCACCATTTCCCCAGCCCCTGCTTTTATGTGGATGACGGTTTTTCGGGAGGAAACTTCCAAAGACCGGCGTTCCAGCAGATGATCTCAGACATGGAAAACGGCGAGATTGGGATCATCGTGACCAAGGATCTCAGCCGCCTCGGTAGAAATCAGCTCCACACGGGACTCTACATCGAGGAACGATTCCCCATGTTCGGCGTCCGCTACATCGCCATCAATGACAATGTGGACACCGACAGCAGCGAGAGCAATGACCTCATGCCGTTCAAAAATTTGTTCAATGAGTGGTTTATTCGGGACACCAGCCGGAAGATCCGTGCGGTTCTGAAGGCCAAAGCGGAACGGGGCGAACGGCTGGGGACCAGAGCGCCCTATGGCTACCGAAAGGACCCGGACACGAAAAAACTAATCGTGGATGAGGAGGCGGCAGCCATCGTCCGCAGGATCTTTGCTATGTGCGCCGGCGGCAGCGGCCCCAGCCAAATTGCCCGCATTCTCAAGAAAGAGCATATCCTGACGCCTACCATGTACGCCTACAGCAAGTACGGCATCACGCACGTGGGGCTGGATACACAACGCCCATATCACTGGTCTGGGGATACTGTGGCGGATATGCTGGAGAACGAAATCTATCTGGGCAACACCGTCAACATGAAGTACAGCACGAAGTCCTACAAGGACAAGCGTAGAGCAGAGCATTCACGGGAGGAATGTCTGGTCTTTGAGAACACCCATTCCGCTCTCGTTACACAAGAAGTTTGGGACATTGTACAGCGGGTACGAAAGAGCAAGCGCCGAAGAACCAATATGGATGAGCAGAACAAGTACTCCGGCCTTGTGTTCTGTTCCGACTGCGGCTCCAACATGGTGCTGCACCGGGCGCATACCATGTCCGCCAGCTATAATCACTTTACCTGCCGCACCTACAAGAAGGATGGAGAAGCCTGTACGGGCCACTATATTCGAGAGTGCGTTCTAGATGAAGTGGTGCTGGAGGACTTACGGAGAGTAACGGCCATGGCACGGGAACATCCGGAAAAGTTCGCCGCCTACATTGGCAGCAAGCAGTCCGCCGAGCTTCAGCGGGAGATCCGCAGGCAGGAGAAAGAACTGGCCGCCATGCGGAAGCGGAAAATGGAATTGGACACCATCTTCAAGAAGCTGTATGAGGATAGCGTGCTGGGCCGTATCACCACGGAGCAGTTCCAAATGCTCTCCGGCAGCTACACGGAAGAACAGAGCTGCATCACAGCCGGTATTCCACAGAAAGAGAGTGAGATCCAGTGCCTGCGGGAAACGGTGAGCGGGACGGACAGCTTCCTTGATAAGGCGAAGCGGTACACGGATATCACGGAACTGACGCCGGAGTTGCTGCGGCTGTTCATTGAGAAGATCGTGGTTCACGAGAAAGAGGTAAAGTGGTCTAAACACGCTCCCCAGACCGTGGAGATCTACTACAACGGCATTGGCTATGTCGGCAGCGGTCAGCAGGATGTGGAAGAAGCACTGGAAGCACCGGAATCCCTACAAACCCAGGACACAGAGAAGCCCCGGCAGGCATCGTAA
- a CDS encoding TetR/AcrR family transcriptional regulator, producing the protein MEKFLALSEEKQTTIRNAALACFAKHGYEKASINDIASAAGISKASMFQYFGNKQALYEYLFQYCVTQMRHAYRLDILDDHTDFFDRVWAASVMKVENLKKHPYLNCNNKLDTLC; encoded by the coding sequence ATGGAAAAATTTTTAGCACTCTCGGAGGAAAAGCAGACAACGATCCGCAATGCGGCCCTCGCCTGTTTTGCGAAACACGGATACGAAAAAGCGTCTATCAACGACATCGCGTCAGCGGCAGGCATTTCCAAGGCGTCCATGTTTCAGTATTTCGGCAATAAACAGGCCCTTTATGAATACCTGTTCCAATACTGCGTGACACAGATGAGGCATGCGTACCGTCTTGACATTTTGGATGACCACACGGACTTCTTCGACCGGGTGTGGGCAGCCAGCGTGATGAAAGTGGAAAATTTGAAAAAACATCCCTACCTAAATTGCAATAACAAGTTGGACACCCTCTGCTAG
- a CDS encoding terminase large subunit, with protein sequence MNYITEYNCKLQSGEITASRRVKAVYSRLASACLDTSGQYVFDEQRASRPIAFIERFCKHSKGEWAGKGISLELFQKAYIQALYGFIDRETGCRQYRESFFLVGRKNGKSTLLAGLALYMLTSDGEGGAEVYSTATKYAQARLLFDEAHNMIKQSPALSKHFRKRKSDLYYEPTMSKFQPLARNSDTLDGLNASFVIMDELHGVKDRNLYEVMRQSQSARRQPLMIMITTAGTVRECIFDDMYTYAASVADGAIADPHFLPILYELDDRSEWTDKTAWAKANPALGSIKKLDDLTAKVERAKQNRNELSGVLCKEFNVRETVKTAWLSFDDINNETLFSLEDFRGAYCIGGVDLSITTDLTAASLLFMKRGDDKKYICQMYWLPADRLAERVQQDKIPYDKWFDRGLLRLCDGNSINYSDVTAWFVETVKQYDLFPAWVYYDSYSARYFVEEMQMQGFNMVRCIQGAKTLSLPMQMLGADLQAHKVIYNNNPVLKWCLTNTGIQTDRNGNIVPIKNQSPKQRIDGTAALLDCYVGLYEHLGEYTTAI encoded by the coding sequence ATGAACTATATCACGGAATATAACTGCAAACTACAAAGCGGCGAAATCACGGCATCCCGGCGCGTAAAGGCGGTATATAGCCGCCTTGCGTCTGCCTGCCTTGACACGTCCGGGCAATATGTCTTTGACGAACAGCGGGCAAGCCGTCCTATCGCCTTTATAGAGCGTTTCTGCAAGCATTCTAAAGGCGAATGGGCGGGCAAGGGTATTTCCCTTGAACTGTTCCAAAAAGCCTATATACAAGCCCTGTACGGCTTTATAGACCGTGAAACTGGGTGCAGACAGTACAGGGAAAGCTTTTTCCTTGTGGGGCGTAAAAACGGCAAATCAACGCTTTTAGCGGGGCTTGCTCTGTATATGCTGACAAGCGACGGCGAGGGCGGCGCAGAGGTTTACAGCACGGCGACAAAATACGCGCAAGCCCGCCTGTTGTTCGATGAAGCCCACAACATGATAAAGCAATCCCCGGCATTGTCAAAGCATTTCCGCAAGCGCAAGAGCGATTTATACTATGAACCCACAATGTCAAAGTTTCAGCCCCTTGCCCGCAATTCTGACACGCTGGACGGCTTGAACGCAAGCTTTGTTATCATGGACGAATTGCACGGCGTAAAAGACAGGAACCTTTATGAAGTCATGCGGCAGTCACAGAGCGCACGGCGGCAGCCGCTTATGATTATGATAACGACCGCCGGAACCGTCCGGGAATGTATTTTTGATGATATGTACACCTATGCGGCAAGCGTGGCGGACGGGGCTATAGCTGACCCGCATTTCCTGCCTATCCTTTATGAACTGGACGACCGCAGCGAATGGACGGATAAAACGGCATGGGCGAAAGCTAACCCGGCGTTAGGCAGTATAAAGAAGCTGGACGACCTGACCGCGAAAGTGGAGCGGGCAAAGCAGAACCGCAACGAACTTTCCGGCGTTCTCTGCAAGGAATTCAACGTGCGGGAAACCGTCAAAACGGCGTGGCTTTCCTTTGACGACATCAATAACGAAACGTTATTCAGTTTAGAGGATTTCCGGGGCGCGTACTGTATCGGCGGCGTTGACCTGTCCATTACAACCGACCTGACCGCCGCAAGCCTGCTATTTATGAAGCGCGGCGACGATAAAAAGTATATCTGTCAAATGTACTGGCTACCCGCCGACAGGCTGGCGGAGCGTGTACAGCAAGACAAAATTCCTTATGACAAATGGTTTGACCGGGGCTTGTTACGGCTATGCGATGGGAACAGCATTAACTATTCCGATGTTACAGCGTGGTTTGTGGAAACCGTGAAGCAATACGACCTGTTCCCGGCATGGGTATATTACGACAGCTATTCCGCCAGGTACTTTGTCGAGGAAATGCAAATGCAGGGCTTTAACATGGTTCGCTGCATACAGGGCGCAAAAACGCTTTCCCTGCCTATGCAGATGTTAGGGGCGGACTTGCAGGCGCACAAAGTCATATACAATAATAATCCCGTTCTGAAATGGTGCTTGACGAACACGGGCATTCAGACGGACAGGAACGGCAATATAGTTCCCATCAAGAACCAATCGCCAAAACAGCGCATTGACGGCACGGCGGCCTTGCTTGACTGCTATGTGGGGCTATATGAGCATTTGGGCGAATATACTACAGCAATATAA
- a CDS encoding ABC transporter permease subunit, translating to MVVFRYEWKRNRKYILIWAVALAVCIFCMTPVYYGMIDTPETLSENFTQGGFFETVGVSLALLMEPLGMYSFLNAFFMIAGGIFGMHLGLALQTKECTEHTAEYLFTKPCGRKRIYWGKTGCLLIGIGIVGIAYLLASFLTLALFQSGFPLAEFLLLAISFSLITLFFGALGLFWGTLRPNNRLPLLTAGLSVFVAYCITAFSRTIGNAPISFLSPFSFFNPSTIHETGFYEWSYLIWYLILVIAFFLFSYKGSLKRDIAV from the coding sequence ATGGTTGTCTTTCGATATGAGTGGAAACGGAATCGAAAATACATTCTGATTTGGGCTGTGGCGCTGGCGGTCTGTATCTTTTGTATGACGCCGGTTTATTACGGCATGATTGATACGCCGGAAACCTTATCGGAAAATTTTACGCAGGGTGGATTTTTTGAGACGGTGGGGGTCTCCCTTGCTCTATTGATGGAGCCTTTGGGGATGTACTCTTTCCTGAATGCGTTTTTTATGATTGCTGGCGGAATTTTCGGGATGCACCTCGGCCTGGCACTGCAAACAAAAGAATGTACGGAGCATACCGCAGAATATTTGTTTACGAAACCATGCGGACGAAAAAGGATTTATTGGGGCAAAACAGGATGCCTGCTCATTGGAATCGGCATCGTGGGGATCGCCTATTTGCTTGCCTCATTTTTAACGCTGGCCCTGTTTCAGTCGGGTTTTCCATTGGCGGAGTTCCTTCTATTGGCAATCTCTTTTTCCTTGATTACGCTGTTTTTCGGTGCGCTAGGGCTGTTTTGGGGAACGCTCAGGCCAAACAACCGGCTTCCGCTGTTGACCGCGGGGTTAAGTGTATTTGTGGCATACTGCATTACTGCTTTTTCCAGAACGATCGGAAACGCCCCGATCAGTTTTCTGTCTCCGTTCTCCTTTTTTAATCCGTCAACGATCCACGAAACGGGATTTTATGAATGGAGTTATCTGATCTGGTATTTGATTCTGGTAATAGCTTTCTTCCTTTTTTCATATAAAGGGTCACTAAAACGGGACATTGCGGTATAG
- a CDS encoding IS30 family transposase, which yields MDHSHSTIASHIKGKHLSYEERVLIQIRLKDHYSIRAIAREIGCSPSTVANEIARGSVALYNGHVTRYKASAGQKAYEDNRKNSCRHYDFLSRSAFLEYVFKHFTEDSWSLDACAGRAVLDGEFTREQIVCTKTLYRYVDLGLFGIRNHSLPEKLKRKSRKHRSRINKKKLGRSIEERPREIESREEFGHWECDLVLGAKTRDDQALLTLAERKSRELLMLPIADKTSACVMKAIKQLQKTYSEHFGEVFKTITTDNGSEFADLSELEKMADTLVYYAHPYTSCDKGTVERHNGLIRRFIPKGKRIDDFTGQQISDVETWCNCLPRKVLGYRTPDEIFEEEIDRIYQATA from the coding sequence ATGGACCACTCTCATTCTACCATAGCTTCCCATATAAAAGGCAAACATCTTTCGTATGAGGAACGAGTTCTTATTCAGATTCGTCTTAAAGATCACTACTCCATCCGGGCAATTGCCCGTGAGATCGGCTGCTCACCGAGCACTGTCGCGAATGAAATAGCACGTGGCTCAGTTGCCTTGTATAACGGCCACGTGACCCGTTATAAAGCGTCTGCTGGTCAGAAAGCCTATGAGGACAACCGGAAGAACAGTTGCCGGCATTATGACTTCCTGAGCAGATCAGCTTTTCTGGAGTATGTGTTCAAACACTTTACAGAAGATAGCTGGTCATTGGACGCCTGTGCCGGACGCGCTGTTCTCGATGGTGAATTTACCAGAGAGCAGATCGTCTGCACAAAAACGCTTTACCGTTATGTTGATCTTGGCCTCTTTGGCATCCGGAACCATAGCCTTCCTGAAAAGCTGAAGCGTAAGTCCAGGAAACATAGATCTCGGATCAACAAGAAAAAGCTGGGCCGCAGCATTGAGGAACGTCCCAGAGAAATCGAATCCCGTGAGGAATTCGGGCACTGGGAATGTGACCTCGTATTGGGCGCCAAGACCCGGGATGACCAGGCCCTGCTCACTCTTGCTGAACGCAAAAGCCGTGAGCTCCTGATGCTTCCTATTGCAGACAAGACATCAGCGTGTGTCATGAAGGCAATCAAACAACTTCAGAAGACTTACAGCGAACACTTCGGCGAAGTGTTCAAAACGATCACGACCGATAACGGTTCGGAATTCGCCGACCTTTCAGAACTTGAGAAGATGGCTGATACACTTGTCTACTATGCCCATCCCTACACATCCTGCGATAAGGGAACCGTAGAGCGGCATAACGGCCTGATCAGAAGGTTCATACCAAAGGGTAAGCGGATTGATGACTTTACCGGCCAGCAGATCTCCGATGTGGAGACCTGGTGCAACTGCCTCCCACGGAAGGTCCTGGGTTACAGAACCCCGGATGAAATCTTCGAGGAGGAAATCGACCGAATCTACCAGGCTACTGCCTAG
- a CDS encoding ImmA/IrrE family metallo-endopeptidase, translating to MKIQLSSSHRTEPKIRLSNERYEEIKQTVVKMFEAYDVFCVPISGFEIANKMRVKVIPYSAYPARTRYLMEKYSIDGFSVLRDTGEWYIFYNDDERDYGRINNTIMHEVAHIVLDHTEDSELAEAEVRFFAKYALAPPALIHKLKLETAESIADVFKISFEAAGYALSYYQKWLNYGGCDYKDYEIRMLRLFNIAV from the coding sequence TTGAAGATTCAGTTAAGTAGTTCCCATCGGACTGAGCCTAAGATTAGACTGTCTAACGAAAGGTATGAGGAAATCAAACAGACTGTGGTTAAAATGTTTGAAGCATATGACGTTTTCTGCGTACCAATTAGTGGATTCGAAATTGCCAATAAGATGAGAGTAAAGGTAATTCCATATTCTGCCTATCCTGCAAGGACTCGCTATCTGATGGAAAAATATAGCATAGATGGTTTTTCTGTACTGCGGGACACGGGAGAATGGTACATTTTCTATAATGATGATGAACGTGATTATGGGCGAATCAACAACACTATCATGCATGAAGTTGCTCATATCGTGTTAGATCACACCGAAGATAGTGAATTAGCAGAAGCAGAGGTGCGCTTTTTTGCAAAATATGCGCTTGCTCCTCCCGCACTAATCCACAAACTAAAACTGGAAACCGCAGAGAGTATAGCCGATGTTTTCAAAATCAGCTTTGAAGCCGCAGGCTACGCACTCTCATACTACCAAAAATGGCTAAACTACGGGGGCTGTGACTACAAGGACTATGAAATCCGTATGCTGAGGTTATTCAATATTGCTGTTTAA
- a CDS encoding DUF2188 domain-containing protein translates to MARGTHHVVHNSKGGWDVKRGGAQRSSGHYETKAAAVKAGRAISKNQKTEFLIHGKDGRIQTSDSHGGDPCPPKG, encoded by the coding sequence ATGGCAAGAGGAACTCACCATGTTGTCCATAATAGCAAGGGCGGCTGGGATGTAAAACGCGGCGGCGCACAGCGTTCCAGTGGACATTATGAAACTAAAGCAGCCGCAGTTAAGGCTGGTAGAGCCATCAGCAAAAACCAGAAGACGGAATTTCTTATCCATGGAAAAGATGGACGCATTCAGACGTCCGATAGTCACGGTGGTGATCCGTGTCCACCAAAAGGGTAA
- a CDS encoding ABC transporter permease subunit: MKALIKKEMRLSRTLLLIWMGVVLLLCGFAYFEYLSLRETLGELAELINTFPKILTIMFGVGEELTSALGWYGCIYFWVAILNNCYAIYLGVSCVAKETVYGTTEYLFTKPIRRSKIVAAKTLAGVCNLLILTAFSGLCGYVTAILPLGGLEQPGAAVTTTIGMFLTEVVLFAIGLLISSLVKTFKNAARLGAGMLLGFYGLYVIADYWESPALYYLTPLKYFDVYAVARDGFSVLFLLISVVIVLCSVVAAQKYWTNREI, from the coding sequence ATGAAAGCCTTGATAAAAAAGGAAATGCGTTTATCAAGAACACTTCTGTTAATCTGGATGGGAGTTGTTCTGCTCCTGTGCGGATTTGCCTATTTTGAATATCTGTCTCTGCGGGAGACTTTGGGTGAGCTGGCTGAACTAATCAACACCTTTCCCAAAATCCTGACGATCATGTTTGGCGTGGGAGAAGAATTGACCTCTGCCCTGGGCTGGTATGGCTGTATTTATTTTTGGGTTGCCATATTAAATAACTGCTATGCAATCTACCTCGGAGTTTCTTGTGTGGCAAAAGAAACCGTATATGGAACGACGGAATACTTGTTTACAAAACCGATCAGGCGGAGCAAAATCGTTGCCGCAAAAACGCTGGCCGGTGTGTGTAACCTGCTGATCCTCACGGCATTCAGCGGACTGTGTGGCTATGTTACCGCGATTCTGCCCTTGGGAGGGCTGGAGCAGCCGGGAGCGGCTGTGACAACGACAATCGGAATGTTTTTGACAGAGGTGGTGCTGTTCGCCATAGGGCTTCTGATTTCCAGCCTTGTCAAAACCTTTAAAAACGCCGCCCGTTTAGGGGCAGGAATGCTGCTGGGGTTTTATGGGCTTTATGTAATCGCTGACTATTGGGAATCTCCGGCTCTGTACTATTTGACCCCCTTAAAGTATTTTGATGTTTATGCGGTAGCAAGGGACGGATTTTCTGTTTTGTTCCTGCTAATCAGCGTTGTAATCGTCCTATGCTCTGTCGTTGCGGCTCAAAAATATTGGACGAACAGAGAGATTTGA
- a CDS encoding phage head closure protein: MKLKDKRIEIQESRYTTDKYGNHKKELVTIATVWAYFRQLSANEIYRVTTQTEEKVLFQIGYRNDITTANTIVYRGKTYNITRIDVFEGYKSDLVLYCKTE; this comes from the coding sequence ATGAAGCTGAAAGACAAGCGTATAGAGATACAGGAAAGCCGTTATACAACGGACAAATACGGCAACCATAAAAAGGAACTTGTCACGATTGCGACCGTGTGGGCGTATTTTCGGCAGCTTTCCGCAAATGAGATATACCGGGTAACGACGCAGACGGAAGAAAAGGTTTTGTTCCAAATCGGCTATAGAAACGACATAACCACGGCGAACACGATTGTTTACCGGGGCAAGACCTACAACATTACCCGGATAGATGTATTTGAGGGCTACAAAAGTGACCTTGTGCTGTACTGCAAGACGGAATAA